The following are encoded in a window of Colletotrichum lupini chromosome 3, complete sequence genomic DNA:
- a CDS encoding vacuolar import and degradation protein, producing MPTPSSNPPPDPHSPRSHSFSTCPEDSSSRSPQRSWRPPTDANQAPPQMDPHHDDPMDDDSSPAPVSAPMPQAEGMSTEVILDDEPTSAVSSSRSTTMSPRPQSGDTANSSPAADMESFKHAESDEEAHMAGNRQRTSRPDGARRHNPRLSPTSVQHEDSKGMELDVDDVWEEELMAPSMGSDFSNMRIIPSTASSYLRPGSKFHGTQQSERQVYDVQVEIKHVDLRESFLCGYLRIQGLTEDHPTLTTYFEGEIIGTKYSFITGHESWGATDKIDLSHWGKFNAFRPLQKQARKGPVVIRDVAQRENIFMRWKEHFLVPDHRVRTISGASFEGFYYICFNQVKGELELKHVEDRGCFGAMEFR from the exons ATGCCAACTCCATCCTCCAACCCTCCTCCCGATCCTCATTCGCCCCGATCACACAGCTTCTCGACATGTCCTGAAGATAGCAGCTCAAGATCCCCACAACGCAGCTGGCGGCCGCCCACCGATGCAAATCAGGCCCCTCCCCAGATGGATCCCCATCACGACGACCCCATGGACGACGACTCGTCACCCGCCCCCGTCAGCGCTCCAATGCCACAAGCCGAGGGCATGAGCACAGAGGTCATACTCGACGACGAGCCCACATCTGCCGTCTCATCCTCAAGATCCACTACCATGTCGCCGAGGCCGCAGTCGGGCGACACCGCCAACTCGTCACCGGCGGCCGATATGGAGTCTTTCAAGCATGCCGAGTCTGACGAAGAGGCGCACATGGCCGGTAACAGACAAAGGACGTCGCGGCCAGATGGCGCGAGGCGGCACAATCCCAGGCTATCGCCGACTTCGGTCCAACACGAAGACAGCAAGGGCATGGAACTTGATGTCGACGATGTGTGGGAAGAGGAGCTCATGGCGCCGTCCATGGGTTCTGACTTTTCCAACATGCGG ATTATTCCATCCACGGCATCTTCATATCTTCGCCCAGGGAGCAAGTTCCACGGAACGCAACAATCTGAGCGGCAGGTATATGATGTGCAGGTCGAAATCAAGCACGTCGATCTTCGGGAGTCGTTTTTATGCGGCTACCTGCGAATCCAAG GCCTCACCGAGGACCACCCCACATTGACGACATACTTTGAGGGCGAAATCATTGGCACCAAATACAGCTTCATCACCGGCCACGAGAGCTGGGGCGCCACGGACAAGATCGATCTCAGCCATTGGGGCAAGTTCAACGCCTTCCGCCCTCTCCAGAAGCAGGCGCGCAAGGGCCCGGTGGTGATCCGTGATGTTGCGCAAAGGGAAAACATTTTCATGCGTTGGAAGGAGCATTTCCTCGTCCCTGACCACCGCGTACGCACGATTTCCGGAGCCAGCTTTGAGGGCTTCTACTATATCTGCTTCAACCAGGTCAAGGGTGAA CTTGAGCTCAAGCACGTGGAGGATAGGGGCTGCTTCGGCGCCATGGAATTCAGATGA